The Oceanicaulis sp. nucleotide sequence CAAAAGGTCGGCGTCGACCTGCGGGTGGTAGGACTGGACGCGCGCGACCAGATCCTCGGCGCTCGGTATGGCGTCGGCGGGAAGCGTGGGCGCGGACGGGGTCGCCAGCGCGCTCACGGCTTAGAGGCGGCCGTCGGCCGGCCCGTCGCGGTCGGACTGAAGCGCCTTGAGCATGGCGGCTTCGTCCATTTCCGGCTGCGGCAGCGCGGGGCGCTCCTCGGCCTTCTGCTCGCCGCGGCCGTCGCGATCCTCGTCCTCGTCGGAGGGGATGACGCGCTGAAGGCCGGAGACCAGGCTTTCGCCGAGGGCGTCCAGATCGAGCTTGTCCTCGGCGATCTCGCGCAGCGCCACGACCGGGTTCTTGTCGTTGTCGCGATCAAGAAGCAGGGACGCGCCGGCGGAAATGTTCCGCGCGCGATGGGCCGCCAGCAGAACCAGCTGGAAGCGGTTGTCGACCTTCTCGATGCAGTCTTCGACAGTGACGCGGGCCATGAGGGGGAGCGCTCCTTTGGAAACGTCGTAAACCTTGCAAGTAGCCTAGGCGCGCGGCCGCTTCAAGTGCTGCGGCGCAGCGCAAAAAACACCGCCCGCCGGGCGGCATGCGCCCCGGTCGGCCTGCGGCGTCGCCGCGATCAGCTTTTGCAGGCTAGCACCGCTCGCCGGATCGCGCCAGTTCGGCGCAATGTCTCGAAGGGGCAAAAGCACGAAGACCCGGCTCGCCGCACGCGGATGGGGCAAAGCCAGACCGCCCTCGCCCGCCGGCGTCTGCACAAGGCCGCGATAGTCGATCAGGTCGAGATCGAGCGTCCGCGGCGCGTTGCGCCGGCCGCGCACACGGCCGAAGCGGGACTCCGTCTCATGCAGCAGCGCCATCAGCGCCTCGGGGCCGAGATCGGTCTGCACTTCCGCGCAGGCGTTCACGAACGGCGGATCGGTCGGATCGGGCCAGGCCGGGGTGCGCCAGGGCCGTGAGCAGGCGATCGCGGAAACGCCTGCAGCGCCAAGGAAACCCATTGCATGATTAAGGTTTTCAAGGGGCCCCGCCCCCCGGTATGCTTGGTTCGCTCCGAGCGCGATGTAAATGCGTCCCTGAGCGTGATTTGAAGCCGCGTTTCGACTGAAAGGCATAACGTATGACCTTCTACCCCGCCGAGCGCCTCGGCCTGTTCATCGACGGCGCAAACCTCTACTCCGCCGCCAAGGCGCTCGATTTCGACATCGACTACAAAAAGCTGCTCGAGGAATTCCGCAAGCGCGGCCGGCTCGTGCGGGCGAACTACTACACCGCGCTGATCGAAAGCGAGGAATACACGCCGATCCGGCCGCTGATCGACTGGCTGGACTATAACGGTTTCAAGGTCGTCACCAAGGCGGCCAAGGAGTATTCCGACGACACCGGCCGGCGCCGCATCAAGGGCGACATGGACGTCGAGCTGGCCGTCGACGTGCTCGAGGCGGCCTCCTATCTCGACCATATCGTGCTGTTCTCCGGCGACGGCGATTTCCGCAAGGTCGTCGAGGCGGTCCAGCGCAAGGGCGCGCGGGTCTCCGTCGTCTCCACGCTGAAATCCTCGCCGCCCATGGCCAGCGACGATCTGCGCCGTCAGGCGGACGCGTTCATCGAACTCGCCGAGCTTGGCAAGCTGGTCGGGCGCGAGCGCCGGCAGCGCGATTACGACGACGATGAAGACTGAGGCTGCGGCAGTCGCCGAACCGCCGCGCGACTGCCCGCTCTGCCCGCGCCTGGTGGACTTCCGCAAGGAGAACCGCAGCGCGCATCCGGACTGGTGGAACGGTCCGGCCCCGAGCTTCGGGTCCGACGGCGCGCGCCTGCTCGTCGTCGGGCTCGCGCCGGGCTTGCGCGGGGCGAACCGCACCGGCCGGCCCTTCACCGGGGACTGGGCGGGCGATCTTCTTTACCCCACGCTTGCGAAGTACGGCTTCTCCGAAGGCCGGTTCGATCCGGACGGCGAGGACGATCTGCGCCTTGTCGAGGCGATGATCACCAACGCGGTCCGGTGCGTACCGCCGCAGAACAAGCCGACGGGCCCCGAGTGCAACACCTGCCGGCCCTTCCTGACCGCTCGGATCGAACAGCTGCCCCGGCTCGAGGTGGTGATCGCGCTGGGCGGGGTCGCCCATCAGAACACCCTGAGAGCGCTCGGCTACAGGCAGAGCACTTTCAAATTCGCCCACGGCGCGGCGCATGAGATCGACGGCCCGAACGGCCCGCTCACGCTTCTGAACAGCTACCACTGCTCACGCTACAACACGAACACCGGCCGGCTGACCGAGGCGATGTTCCATGACGTGTTCGCGCGCGCCCGCAGCCTGCTGGACGCGGCCTAAGCGGCCTCTTTCGAGCGCCGCGCGGCGTCGGCGACCGGGGCGAGCAGGCGCTGCACGCCTTTGAGCCGGTCCTCGACGCTGGGGAACTCGCCCTTCAGCACCAGCGTGTTGTCGGGCCGGATCTTGTAGTCCTCAGGCCGTCTCGCCATGAGCTTGACGAGTTCGGCCGGGTCCTCGAAGGCGTGATCGCGGAAGGTCGCGACCGCGCCCTTGGGTCCGGCGTCGAGCTTGGCCACGCCCGCGCGCTTGCACAGCGCCTTGATGGCGACGACCTGCATCAGGCTTTCGACTTCCTCGGGCAGCGGACCGAACCGGTCGATCAGCTCGGCGGCGAACGCCTCGCGCTCGGTTTTGGTCTCGAGCCCCGAGAGCCGGCGATAGAGCGCCATGCGCACGTCGAGATCGGGCACGTATTCGTCGGGGATCAGCACGGCGGCGCCGATATTGATCTGCGGCGACCAGTCCCGGCTGTCTTCGGGGTCCGCCCCTTGAAGGCTGGCGACGGCCTCTTCCAGCATGGACTGGTAGAGCTCGACGCCCACGTCCTTGATGTGGCCCGACTGCTCCTCGCCCAGAAGATTGCCCCCGCCCCTGAGATCGAGATCGTGGCTCGCCAGGGTGAAGCCGGCGCCTAGGCTGTCGAGCGATTGCAGCACCTTCAGACGCTTGTCGGCGCCTTCGGTCAGCTTCTGGTTCGCAGGCGTGGTGAGATAGGCGTAGGCGCGGGCTTTCGAGCGCCCCACCCGGCCGCGCAGCTGGTAGAGCTGGGCCAGGCCGAACCGGTCGGCGCGATGGACGACCAGCGTGTTGGCGGTGGGGATGTCGATGCCGGACTCCACAATCGTCGTGGACAGAAGCACGTCGTAGCGGCCCTCGTAAAAGGCGGTCATGATGTCTTCGAGCTGGCTCGCCGCCATCTGCCCGTGCGCCTGAACGAAGCTCACCTCCGGTGTCTGCTCGCGCAGGAATTCCGCGGCTTCTTCAAGATCGGCGATGCGCGGCACCACGAAGAAGCTCTGCCCGCCCCGATAGCGCTCGCGTAATAGCGCCTCGCGCACGGTCACCGCATCGAACGGGGTGACGTAGGTGCGCACCGCCAGGCGATCGACGGGCGGCGTGGCGATGATGGAGAGATCGCGGATCCCGCTCATGGCCAGCTGCAGCGTGCGCGGGATCGGCGTTGCGGTGAGCGTCAGCACGTGCACGTCCGAACGCAGCTCTTTCAGGCGCTCCTTGTGCTTGACCCCGAAATGCTGCTCCTCGTCGACGACCAGAAGGCCCAGACGGTCGAACTTCACCGTCTTGGCGAGCAGCGCGTGCGTGCCCACCACGATGTCGCAATCGCCGCTCTCGAGTTCCTTGCGGGTGGCGGTCGCTTCTTTCTGCCCGACGAGCCGGGACAGCTGGCGGATCTTCACCGGCCAGCCGCGGAAGCGTTCGCA carries:
- the rpoZ gene encoding DNA-directed RNA polymerase subunit omega, with translation MARVTVEDCIEKVDNRFQLVLLAAHRARNISAGASLLLDRDNDKNPVVALREIAEDKLDLDALGESLVSGLQRVIPSDEDEDRDGRGEQKAEERPALPQPEMDEAAMLKALQSDRDGPADGRL
- the folK gene encoding 2-amino-4-hydroxy-6-hydroxymethyldihydropteridine diphosphokinase, coding for MPFSRNAASNHAQGRIYIALGANQAYRGAGPLENLNHAMGFLGAAGVSAIACSRPWRTPAWPDPTDPPFVNACAEVQTDLGPEALMALLHETESRFGRVRGRRNAPRTLDLDLIDYRGLVQTPAGEGGLALPHPRAASRVFVLLPLRDIAPNWRDPASGASLQKLIAATPQADRGACRPAGGVFCAAPQHLKRPRA
- a CDS encoding NYN domain-containing protein; amino-acid sequence: MTFYPAERLGLFIDGANLYSAAKALDFDIDYKKLLEEFRKRGRLVRANYYTALIESEEYTPIRPLIDWLDYNGFKVVTKAAKEYSDDTGRRRIKGDMDVELAVDVLEAASYLDHIVLFSGDGDFRKVVEAVQRKGARVSVVSTLKSSPPMASDDLRRQADAFIELAELGKLVGRERRQRDYDDDED
- a CDS encoding uracil-DNA glycosylase, with the protein product MKTEAAAVAEPPRDCPLCPRLVDFRKENRSAHPDWWNGPAPSFGSDGARLLVVGLAPGLRGANRTGRPFTGDWAGDLLYPTLAKYGFSEGRFDPDGEDDLRLVEAMITNAVRCVPPQNKPTGPECNTCRPFLTARIEQLPRLEVVIALGGVAHQNTLRALGYRQSTFKFAHGAAHEIDGPNGPLTLLNSYHCSRYNTNTGRLTEAMFHDVFARARSLLDAA